In Paenibacillus stellifer, the DNA window TCGGTCATCCGCTCTTCCGGGCGGTTCGGAACCCGGGCCGGTCATCCGCTCATCCGGGCGGTTCGGAACCCTGGCACGGTCATCCGCCGAAGCCTTGCGGTATAGCGGGTCAGCGTTCCTTCCGGTAAGCGGTCGGGGATACACCTACGTATTTCCGGAACTTGGCGTTGAAATAGTCGGGATTCATGTACCCTACTCTTTCGGCCACCTCGTATACCTTCATCCCCTGCGCCAGGAACTGCTTCGCCTTCTCTATGCGCACTTTGTCCAGGTAGGTGTTGAAGTGTTCACCCGTATGATTCTTGAACATTTTGCCTAAGTAAGCGCTGTTGTAATTGAACATATCGGCCAGCGTGCCAAGCTTGAGATTCTCGTTGTAGCGGCGCTGGATCAAATCGGTGATCCGCTTGATCTCATCGCCCCGGCCGGCGCTGAGGCCATCCGAAATGCGCTGCAGATAATCCGCCGCGCGGCTTTGAAGCTCACTCAAATAATCCGCGGTGTATACCCGGCTGAGCGAATGTGCGCTCTCGGCTATGGAAGGCTTGATCTCCGGATAGGCCGTTTCAAGGCGCGCCGAAACGCCGCTGATGATGCGCATCAGATGGTCTTTGACATAGCGCTCCTCCCGATGCTCGGACACAACCCCCGCAAGAATCAGCCCCACCAGCTCGGACATGCTCTCCGTGCTTCCCGTCTCCACCGCCAGCAGCAGACCGTTCTCCGCGCTCTGTACCTGCGAATCCCCGGAATTCGCTTCAGGCAGCGGCCATTCCTCCGGTCTTCCGCTTAGCAGTGTATCCTTGACACCGAAGAAGCGGGCGCCCAGAGACTCGCGCGCGGCCGAGAAGGATGCGGCAACCGAAACGGGACCATCCGCTGCGCCTCCCGCCGCTGCCGAGAACTCCAGGCCTTCCTTGGCAATCAGGCCATCAAGCTCGCGCCAAAGATCGCCGCGAGCCTCTTCATCCCGAAGCGGCTCGGCAAGCAGCAGACCCAGGTACGGCGGATAGCTGAAGAACAGCCCGCGGTCCGGCTCGGACCAGCGGCGCTCCAGCGCGCGCTTGACCTGCTCCTCCCGCTCATCTCCATCCTTGCCGCTCCGCTTCAGCTCAATCAGCACAACCTCGGTCACCTTTCCTGCCAGCCCCAGCATTCTCGCCGCCTCTTCCGAGGCGGCCTTCTCTCCCCCGGGATGAAGAAGCTGGTGCAGAAGCGTCTCGCGGCTTGCAGCCTGCTCGGCTGCGTTCATCTGGCCGAGCTGGGACTCCCGCAGGATCACTTCCCGCAGATTGTTCAGGTAGGTCATCAGCTCATCCTCATCCACGGGCTTCAGCAGATAGCCGTCCGCCCGGTGGGAGATCGCCTGCTTGGCATATTCGAAATCCGCATGTCCGCTTAAGATGAGTACATGACAGCGCTCTCCTGCTTGCCTCAGCTCGCCGAGCAGCCGCAAGCCGTCCATAACCGGCATACGGATATCGGTGATGATCAACTCCGGAGCAAAGACATGATATTTTTTAAGCGCCTCGGCCCCGTTGCCTGCTGTGGCCACAACCGTATACCCAAGCTCCTCCCAGGGTATCAAGGTTCGCAGCCCTTCTCTCAGCTTAGGCTCATCATCCACAATCAGCACTTTCATCATAATTTACTCCTTCGTCGCTGGTCCGGCAGGCTCTGCCGGACGCTATTAGTTGCGGTATTCAGCGAGACGCCGGTTCAGTTCACGGGTCTGGCCGTATACGTCCTGGTACAGACTGTAAATCCCTTCATAGCGCCCCACCTGCTCCGGATTCGGCTGGTACGCTCCCGCCGGACGGATAAAGGCAGCCGCACATTCCTCCAGAGAACCGAACCACCCTGCGCCGTAGGCAGCCAGCATGGCCGCTCCAAGCGCCGGTCCCTGCTCGCTTTCCAGTCTAATTATTGTAGCATTGAAAATATCCGCCTGCATCTGCAGCCAGTCGGGATTTCTCGCTCCCCCGCCGATGGACACAATTTCCTTGATCTCCTTGCCGGCTCCACGGACGATGTCTACGGATTCGCGGAGCGAGAACGTAATTCCCTCCAGCACGGCTCTTGCAAAATGGGTGAGGCTATGTCCCGAGTCCATGCCGATGAAGCTGCCCCGTATATCGGAATCCGCATGCGGCGTCCGTTCGCCCACAATATACGGCGTGAAGAGCAGGCCGCCGCTGCCGGCCGGAATATCGCCGATTCCCGCCAGAAGATCGTCGAAGCTCTTGTCTCCGGCAAATGTCTCCTTGAACCAGGTCAGGCTGTAGCCGGCCGCGAGCGTTACGCCCATAATATAGTAGCCGTCCTTCTCTGCGTGATTGAAGAAATGGGCGCTTCCCTTCAGATTCAGCGTCTTGTCGCTCTCATAGGACAGCACGACGCCGGACGTGCCGATGCTGCACATCGTTCTGCCTTCGCCCAGAATGCCAGCGCCCAGTGCGCCGCAGGCATTGTCCGCGCCGCCGGCGAACACCTTAGTTCCCGGGGCGAGGCCCGCCCGCTCTGCGATTTCCGGCAGAAGCCCGCCGGTCTGGCCGAACGATTCCGTAAGCGGCGGGCAGAGCGACAGCGGCAGGTTGAACGCCTGCGCGATCTCGGCGCTCCAGTCCTTGGCCGCCGCATCCAGCAGCAGCGTACCCGCCGCGTCCGAATATTCGGTCGCATATTCGCCCGTCAGCCGGAAGCGCACATAATCCTTCGGCAGCAGGAACAGCTTCGCCTGCTCCAGAAGCTCCGGCTCATTCTCCTGCACCCACAGCAGCTTCGGCAGCGTGAAGCCTTCCAGCGCCTTGTTGCGGGCGATATCAAGCAACCGCTCCCCAAGGGCGCTCTCGATCTTCCGGCACTGCGCCGTCGTCCGGGTGTCATTCCACAGAATGGCCGGGCGAAGCGGCTTGCCGTCCCCGTCCACGAGCACGAGACCGTGCATCTGTCCCGAGAAGCTGATGCCGTCAACCTGGGAAGGCTGGATGCCCGTCTTCACTATCAGCCGTTCCAGCGAGCGGATTGTGCCTTCGACCCAGTCTTCCGGATTCTGCTCGCTGTAACCCGGCTTCGGTCTCATCAGCGGATAGCTCTCCGAATGCTCGCCTGCCACCTGGCCTTCACGGTCTACCAGAGCCGACTTCACGGCGCTGGTACCCAGATCGATACCAATCACATAGTTCATAAATACCCTCCTGTATTCTGCTTCTGGAAGCAGCAAAACGGGCTGACGAAGCGCGGTTGCCCGCCATATCGTCAGCCCGCAGCTCTTCGCCTATTCGGCCAGAATGTATTGGTTCAGGATCGAATGCAGCAGTTCATGGCGTCCCGATTCGTTCGGACGCGGATTTTCGTTGGACAGCGCATATTCGGCGAGGGAAGCCAGCGTAGCTTTGCCTGCAACGACGTCGGCGCCGATGCCTTCCTTGAAGCTGCTGTAGCGCTTCTCGATAACGTCTTCGAATACGTGGTCTTCGATGAGCTTGGCAGCAACCTTCAGACCCTTGGCATAAGTGTCCATGCCCGCGATGTGCGCAAGGAACAGATCCTCCGGCTCGAAGGAAGCGCGGCGCACCTTGGAGTCGAAGTTGATGCCGCCCTTGCCGAGGCCGTCATTCTTCAGCACTTCGTACAGCGTCAGGGTGGAATCGTACACATTTACCGGGAATTCATCGGTATCCCATCCGAGCAGCATGTCGCCCTGGTTGGCGTCGAGGGAGCCCAGCACGCCGTTGATGCGGGCAACGCGCAGCTCATGCTGGAACGTATGTCCGGCCAGCGTTGCGTGGTTGGCTTCCAGGTTCAGCTTGAAGGTCTTCTCCAGACCGTATTTCTGCAGGAACGCAAGCGTAGTGGCGGCGTCGAAGTCGTATTGGTGCTTGGTCGGCTCCTTCGGCTTCGGCTCGATCAGGAACTGGCCGCCGAAGCCGATTTCCTTCGCATAATCGTTCGCCAGGTGGAACAGGCGGGCGATGTTATCCTGCTCCAGTCCCATATCGGTATTCAGCAGCGTTTCGTAGCCTTCGCGGCCGCCCCAGAACACATAGTTCTCGGCGCCGAGGCGCTTGCCGACTTCCAGACCCTTCTTGATCTGTGCGGCGGCATGGGCGTATACATCGGCGTTGCAGGTCGAGCCTGCGCCGTGCAGGAAGCGCGGGTTGGTGAACATGTTCGCCGTGTTCCACAGCAGCTTTTTGCCGGAGGACTTCATGCCCTGTTCCAGCAGATCAACGATCGTATCGATGTTGGCGTAGAATTCGCGCAGCGAATCGCCTTCAGGAGCGATGTCAATATCATGGAAGCAGTAGAACGGGATGCCCGTCTTGTCCAGGAATTCAAAAGCGGCCTCAACACGGGCCTTCGCCTTGTCCATTGCGCTGTAGCCGTTCCAGCCGCGCACCGCAGTTTCTGCGCCGAACGGGTCGGAGCCGCCTGCGCACAGCGTGTGCCAGTAGGCCATGGCGAAGCGGAGATGCTCCTCCATCGTCTTGCCGGCGACAACCTCTTCGGCATTGTAGAATTTGTACGCGAACGGATTCTTGGAGCGGCTTCCTTCATAAGAAATCTTGCTTACGTTCTCAAAATAAGCCATTACAGCTTCCTCCTCATATTTGGAAAAATGAATGATAGTGCTCTAACCATCGAGCCGACAGCAAACGTTTACAAGAGCAGTTTAGCACATCCTTTCGACTTTGTATATTGCTTAAACAAAGTTTGTTTAAATCATTTTTTGGATTGCAATTCCGATACGTTGGCACTAGACTAGAAGGCATATCCATACGAAGTCACAAGATAAACGCCTGCCAGTTACTGCGGATACCGGGCGTTTACCGGATATTTATAAGATCACGATTCGTGATGCAGCTTATACATTTTTATTTATGAAAAAGGAAGTGCAGACTGTGAGAGTCACCGGCGATCAGGCGTTGGTCAAGAAAATCAATAAATCCCTCATCCTCCATACCATTCGCAAAGAAGCGCCGCTCTCTCGCGCCAGAGTGTCGGAAATGACCGGCCTGAATAAGGCGACCGTCTCGAATCTCGTGGCCGAGCTGTGCCAGGAGCAGCTTGTGCTGGAGGTCGGTCCCGGAGAATCGAGCGGCGGCCGCAAGCCGGTGATGCTGCATTTCGGCTCCATGGCCGGCGTTGTCATCGGCATGGAACTGCGGGTGAAGCAGCTGACGGCCATGCTCTGCGACCTGGGCGGCCGGGTGCTTTATGAAAGCGATTCCCCGCTTGAGCAGCACAAGCCCGCTGCCGTTCTGGCCCAGATGAAGAAGATGATCGCGGAGCTCTCGGAGCAGGCTCCCCCTACCCCCTACGGCCTGGTCGGTATCGGCGTCGGCGTCCCCGGAATGGTGGACGAGAACGGTGTCGTCCTGTTCGCTCCCAACCTGGGCTGGGAAGGGGTCGATCTGTACAGCGAGCTTCAGTCCGAGTTCTCCGTTCCCGTTGTGATCGACAACGAAGCCAATGCCGGGGCGCAGGGCGAGCTCAATTTCGGCGCCGCCCGGGATACCCGCCACCTGCTCTACGTCAGCGCAGGCTCCGGTATCGGCTCAGGCATCATTATCGACGGGCAGCTCTACAAGGGAGCCAGAGGCTATGCCGGAGAGACGGGCCATATGACGATCGAGTTCGCCGGACTGCCCTGCAGCTGCGGAAGCCGCGGCTGCTGGGAGCTGTACGCCTCGGAGAAGACCTACGATAACCCCGGTCTCCCTCTCCCGGCGCGGACTACTCCGGAGCTTGTGGCGCATGCCGTGCTCGGCCAGCAGGAAGCGATCGATCACTTCGCCAAGCTTGGCGAATACCTCGGCATCGGGGTAACCAATCTCGTCAACAGCTTCAATCCGGAGGTCATCGTCATTGGCGGACCTCTCTCGGAAGCGTCGGATTGGCTCGCCGAGCCGCTGCGCCGTACCGTGGCGGGCCGCACGCTGCCCTACCACAAGCGCAAGCTTGAAATCTCGTTCTCCACGCTGGGCAGCCGCGCGACGATGACAGGCGCGGCCTTCGCGGCGGCCATGCATTTTCTCGGTTCGGTTCGGGTGAGTCTGTAGAGAGGCGTGACCGTTCTTAAGGAGCTGATCAGCTTTGACAAATACGACTCCCCGCTGAGACTCTTCCACACTCGACCAAAAGCGGCGCCTCCTGCTAATTGCCGGAGGCGCCGCCGTGTATGCCGTATTCCCATAATAATTAACGCTATTGTTCGTACCGGCGTGAAGAGCAGAGCCTGCTATTCACGCCTCTTTGCCTGTGCTGGCGCTAGCCGATCATGGACTTGGCGGCTGCCTCCAGACTGGCCAGCCGTTCCCTAACGGCCACCACTTCGCCGATGATGATCATCGCCGGGTTGCCGATCTTCAGGCTGGCGGCGAGCTGCCCGATGTTCTCCAGCGTGCCCGTAACCGTCCGCTGGCGAGCGGTCGTTCCGTTCTCGATCAGGGCCGCCGGTGTGGACGGCTGCTTCCCGTGCCGAAGCAGCTCGGCCTGAATGCGCGGCAGCTGGCCCACGCCCATGTAGATGGCGATGGTGTCCACCCCATCGGCCAGCCGCTTCCAGTCCACGGGTTCTTCGGCATCGCTGCTCCGGCTTCCCGTAACGACGGCGAAGGATGCCGCAATACCCCGGTGGGTCAGCGGAATTCCGGCGGCCGCAGCCGCTCCGACCGCCGAGGTAATGCCCGGAACCACCTCCCACGGAACACCCGCTTCCGCAGCTGCCAGCACCTCTTCTCCGCCCCGTCCGAACACGAGCGGATCTCCGCCCTTCAGCCGGACCACATTCCTTCCCAGACAGGCATGATGGATCAGCGTCTGCTCGATCTCCCGCTGCGTCATGCTGTGGCTGCCCGGCGACTTGCCGCAGTAGATGAGGCGTGCCTCAGGCTTGGCGTACTCCAGCAGCTCATCGGAAACCAGGCGGTCGTAGAGTACGATGTCGGCATCCTGAATGCGCCGCATCGCCTTGACCGTGATCAATTCGGGATCGCCCGGGCCCGCTCCGACAATGGAAATGCGGCCTGGCTTCATAGGCTTCCCTCCAACCGGATCATCGGACTTGTCATATCCATGCCCCTCTCCATGATTGTCAGCTCCGCCTTGACCCTGCCGGCCTCAATGATGAACTCCGGCCATTCACCTGGTTTCACATTATCCATTGTACAGTCCTCCTCTATAGGATAGGGCTTCCTCGATCTTGACTGATGCCCAAGGCCCGCCGCCGGTGCGGCCGTTCATCGGCGCACCGGCTGCGGGCCGATTCCGCTTAGCAAGATCAGATCATAAGATAGACCGCTCCGCTGACCGGATCGACTTCCACCTCGTAGGTCGGCACGCAGCCGTGATCCGGCTCCTGAACCTGGCCTG includes these proteins:
- a CDS encoding response regulator transcription factor, translated to MMKVLIVDDEPKLREGLRTLIPWEELGYTVVATAGNGAEALKKYHVFAPELIITDIRMPVMDGLRLLGELRQAGERCHVLILSGHADFEYAKQAISHRADGYLLKPVDEDELMTYLNNLREVILRESQLGQMNAAEQAASRETLLHQLLHPGGEKAASEEAARMLGLAGKVTEVVLIELKRSGKDGDEREEQVKRALERRWSEPDRGLFFSYPPYLGLLLAEPLRDEEARGDLWRELDGLIAKEGLEFSAAAGGAADGPVSVAASFSAARESLGARFFGVKDTLLSGRPEEWPLPEANSGDSQVQSAENGLLLAVETGSTESMSELVGLILAGVVSEHREERYVKDHLMRIISGVSARLETAYPEIKPSIAESAHSLSRVYTADYLSELQSRAADYLQRISDGLSAGRGDEIKRITDLIQRRYNENLKLGTLADMFNYNSAYLGKMFKNHTGEHFNTYLDKVRIEKAKQFLAQGMKVYEVAERVGYMNPDYFNAKFRKYVGVSPTAYRKER
- the xylB gene encoding xylulokinase codes for the protein MNYVIGIDLGTSAVKSALVDREGQVAGEHSESYPLMRPKPGYSEQNPEDWVEGTIRSLERLIVKTGIQPSQVDGISFSGQMHGLVLVDGDGKPLRPAILWNDTRTTAQCRKIESALGERLLDIARNKALEGFTLPKLLWVQENEPELLEQAKLFLLPKDYVRFRLTGEYATEYSDAAGTLLLDAAAKDWSAEIAQAFNLPLSLCPPLTESFGQTGGLLPEIAERAGLAPGTKVFAGGADNACGALGAGILGEGRTMCSIGTSGVVLSYESDKTLNLKGSAHFFNHAEKDGYYIMGVTLAAGYSLTWFKETFAGDKSFDDLLAGIGDIPAGSGGLLFTPYIVGERTPHADSDIRGSFIGMDSGHSLTHFARAVLEGITFSLRESVDIVRGAGKEIKEIVSIGGGARNPDWLQMQADIFNATIIRLESEQGPALGAAMLAAYGAGWFGSLEECAAAFIRPAGAYQPNPEQVGRYEGIYSLYQDVYGQTRELNRRLAEYRN
- the xylA gene encoding xylose isomerase, with translation MAYFENVSKISYEGSRSKNPFAYKFYNAEEVVAGKTMEEHLRFAMAYWHTLCAGGSDPFGAETAVRGWNGYSAMDKAKARVEAAFEFLDKTGIPFYCFHDIDIAPEGDSLREFYANIDTIVDLLEQGMKSSGKKLLWNTANMFTNPRFLHGAGSTCNADVYAHAAAQIKKGLEVGKRLGAENYVFWGGREGYETLLNTDMGLEQDNIARLFHLANDYAKEIGFGGQFLIEPKPKEPTKHQYDFDAATTLAFLQKYGLEKTFKLNLEANHATLAGHTFQHELRVARINGVLGSLDANQGDMLLGWDTDEFPVNVYDSTLTLYEVLKNDGLGKGGINFDSKVRRASFEPEDLFLAHIAGMDTYAKGLKVAAKLIEDHVFEDVIEKRYSSFKEGIGADVVAGKATLASLAEYALSNENPRPNESGRHELLHSILNQYILAE
- a CDS encoding ROK family transcriptional regulator, with amino-acid sequence MRVTGDQALVKKINKSLILHTIRKEAPLSRARVSEMTGLNKATVSNLVAELCQEQLVLEVGPGESSGGRKPVMLHFGSMAGVVIGMELRVKQLTAMLCDLGGRVLYESDSPLEQHKPAAVLAQMKKMIAELSEQAPPTPYGLVGIGVGVPGMVDENGVVLFAPNLGWEGVDLYSELQSEFSVPVVIDNEANAGAQGELNFGAARDTRHLLYVSAGSGIGSGIIIDGQLYKGARGYAGETGHMTIEFAGLPCSCGSRGCWELYASEKTYDNPGLPLPARTTPELVAHAVLGQQEAIDHFAKLGEYLGIGVTNLVNSFNPEVIVIGGPLSEASDWLAEPLRRTVAGRTLPYHKRKLEISFSTLGSRATMTGAAFAAAMHFLGSVRVSL
- the cobA gene encoding uroporphyrinogen-III C-methyltransferase, translated to MKPGRISIVGAGPGDPELITVKAMRRIQDADIVLYDRLVSDELLEYAKPEARLIYCGKSPGSHSMTQREIEQTLIHHACLGRNVVRLKGGDPLVFGRGGEEVLAAAEAGVPWEVVPGITSAVGAAAAAGIPLTHRGIAASFAVVTGSRSSDAEEPVDWKRLADGVDTIAIYMGVGQLPRIQAELLRHGKQPSTPAALIENGTTARQRTVTGTLENIGQLAASLKIGNPAMIIIGEVVAVRERLASLEAAAKSMIG